From Aegilops tauschii subsp. strangulata cultivar AL8/78 chromosome 5, Aet v6.0, whole genome shotgun sequence:
GAAAACGGTACAGAAAGAACACGAGATTGCAATATCATGGACACTGGAATCCGGTCCGTTTTCTGTATTTCCGTTGCCGCACTGTGGACGTTTTTTCTGTGTTTTTTTGTTCGTTTATCTCTGTGATAGTGGAACCCGGTCCGTTTCGGATCGTATGGAGCGAAAAAAAAATGAACACTGGAATCGTAAAATGAGTTTgtgtgcaccaaagttgtttgattACCTCATTGCAAAAGCTGATAGACCGAGTATTCTTTACAAGAGATTTGAGTGgcatgagtttcatatactaaaATAACAAAGGAAGCTTCAGgtaaaaaaaaaaaaacaattctTCGAATAGTCCGAaattcctatgaacaaaaattcttTGAATCAAAGGAGGCTTGAAACCGACCAATTAACATGGTGAGTACTTGGAAAATCAAATCTGACGATGGTGAGTTTTCCAATGGGCTGAATGCCGTCGGtgagaagaaaagaaaaacagcaCCAGTTCACGGTCGGtgagaagaaaagaaaaacagcaCCAGTTCACGGCCTGCGTTCCCTGGCAATGTGCCCGGCTCTGTTGGACCGATTACATTACACAAACTCACACAAAGCAAACGTAAACAGATACAATTATGTGGCAAAATAGGTAGTACCTCAGTACTCAGGTTTTTTTAATAGAATACATAAAAGCGATCATCACTCGATTCCCATTAAAAGAAACCATCATACTAGTTCTTACAAGCAGCTAAAAAGAAAAGTAGTGCAAACAGCAGCTCAAAAGACTAGCTGCAACTAAGCCATCACAGCAGCCAGAAGGAAAGGATAGGGAAACCCAGGACGCAGCCTGGTTCCAAACCAACAAAAGATCACCATCACCATCCAGACTCCCAGTGATATACAAgaactaggttcaaataaaatcGCACGACTCAGAGGGGGGGCTAACAACTAGTTCTGGTTCGCACAAGACAAACACGGACTGACTAGTTGTGGCATGCACGCCCACGCACGAGCACCATGGGTAAGCTATGTTTCAACCATCTAACAAGCTCGCCGCATTTGAATCATGTCCTCCGTCCTCTCTTCCTCCGCCATCGTCTTTGGACGCCGGTCCCCCATCTGAGAGGCTGCCTTGCCCGTCTGACGTCTGCGGATCGTCTGACGTCTGCGGATCATCCCTGGCACGGCGAATATCCTGTACCCTGGCCAGCCGCTCCTTCCGCCGAGCGATCTCCCAGATCTCCTCCATGCTCAGACGGTAGTCGTGCATGGCGACCTTCTCACTCAATGTCGGGAACTGCTTCACGATGAAACACAAGGTAGAGTTATCGAGTTTTGCGTTGGTGGTCAAGCCCTCCAGGAGCGCGAGCTGTTCCATGACGGGCTCGTCCTCCGTGTACTGGAATGTGATGGCCTTCACATAGGGCACGCTTCGAAGCGGAACATCCACCGTTAGGTCCAGATCATAGGTGCGCGCCACGGCGCGCCACACGGCAGCTGCAGTGGCGTGGGGGGCGTAGACCGGAAGGAGGCGGTCAGAGAGCGTGGCGAGGATGTGGCCACGGCACAATGCATCCATGTGTGCCCACTGCTTGCCGGCGGCCGTCTTCTCGTCGGGAGGGGGCTCCTCGGTCAGGACATCGGCCACACCAATAGTGTGGAGGCGGAGCAGCACTGACTCCTTCCAGCGGAGGTAACCGCTCTCTCCGTCCAACTGAATGATGGGGAGCAGAGGCGGTGCAGCCGTGGGCAGAGGTAGTACTGGCGACGACATCGATCCATGCCTGCAGTGTTATGTTTCGTGTCATGATCTCACGGTCTGGTACAAGAAGCGCAATCATGATGTATGTGTATATATGCAGGAATGTACGGACTAGTATTGCTGATCAACTAAATGATTAGAATACAGGTCCAAACTAGAATTTTAGGAATGACACAATGGACAGTGCCCATGCATGTAGTATTCATGATTCTATATGGTAGCAGCAGCATATATAGTACTAGCTGCATCGAGTCTGAGCTCCATTTAGCATTTTTGTAGTTGCCTAGATGGTATGTACCACCTCTGTTTCCAAATGTAAGACGTTTTGGCAGTTCAATTTAAACTGCCAAGACGTCTTATATTTAGGGACAGAGGGCGTACTAGTTAGTAGCAAGGGCCATCAGTTTGATCATCATACATCGATGTATCTGCTACTTGGGTGGTGGCTGATACTTTCATCGGAGGACGGTGTTTAGAAATCAGATCGCTGTGGATGGAAGATTCATGGTACCAACATAACAACATGACAACATGCGGGAGCGTCGCTTTTATTCACAGAAGACTTCAAGTATAGTCCTCTCGAAACACGATTTCTTCATCCTTTATAAATAAAGGCACAAACGGCCGAACCGATACAAAGTGATGAGGAAGTTCTAATACAAGCGAGtcaaaaaagaaataaaacagcATTCGAGCAAGTGGAACAAGTGCCACCAACCCAACACCGAGCGTGAACACAGGAGACACCGCCCCTAACAAGATACACCGAGCGTGAACACAAGAGGCACCGAAGTACCGAACACACCAGTCATGACAACACCAGGATCACCCGCCACCCCTCCCCTTGCTACCCACATATCCAAGAGGAGACGCCACCACTGCTGCTCACTGCAGAGTCACCCGTGCAGCCTCACCATCCATAGCTGCTGCCCCGACTTCCAGGAGACACCCCACCGGGCCACCACCGCAAGGACACCGGGCTGCCGAAAAGCAGGCACCTTGGGACGGACAAGGCAAGGGAGGAACCATCTTGCCGTAGCACCACCAAGATTAGGGACAGCCAACACAGATGGCGGCCCACACACATGTTACCCGGCTACGGGTGCCAGATCCCATATGGATCCGGCCCCACCACGGACGGGAACGAGGATCACCGGCTCTAGCCAGCATCATGTCATGGGCCGACTGCCCACCACACGGTGCCAAGGCGCACCCACCCGAAGCAGACCACCGGGTAGCAGGACTCCACGGGCCATGCGGTCGTTCAAAACCGACCAAGGAACAATTCACAAGGCCCGCTACCGCCCAAACCCTAGATCCCGCCCGGCACTCGCCACCAGAGCCACACATGCCACCACCTCACGCTGCCCACCCAAGCCAGCAACAAGAAAACCGCAACACACCGTTCGTCGAGGGAGCCACCCCACGCCACTCGAGACCACCGCAATGCGATCTCTGGCCGCCCCGCTTGCCAGCTCAGATGCACCACCCATCATGCAGCCTCACGGCACTGTCCCACGCCAACGCAACCCCGCGCAGATTCACCGTCATGTCCCACGCGTAGCACAACGCCCCTGCCGGCCCGCAGTAAGCCGCACTACCTGTATTGCACAAGAATGTCGGTGTACTAAGACATGGGTGCCTTCGTACCCTGACTTGTGCACAGGTAGTTGCAGCCTTCCCACCGGCAAGGCTTGCTAGAGAGCTACTGCAGGTCATCGAGAAGACCGTGAGAAGACCTCCAGGCAGGTCATCGAGAAGTACTAAGTTAGTACCGAAGGACAAGATCCCAGTTGCTGGCAAGCTCCGCGCCGGCAAGCCAAGACCCGACAAGCTCCTTGCCGGGAAGTTTCGCCTGTTTGCTTCTCGACCGCTTCACCTCGTCGACCAGCTGATGGCTTGTCAAGATTAGGTGTCGAGCAGGCAGATGGCTTAGGGAAGATCATCAGGACGCGTGTCGGCGTGTCACGTAAAGTTTAAACTTTATTGACACCCATCTCATGGACGTGTCAAGAAGGTAGGGTTCGGCCAGCCCGACGGCACAAAAGGAGAGACGTCTTTTGCCAAAGGATCATTATCAGCTCACGACACATAAAATGCCTTTGTCCTAGTCCGGCGGGATTAGGTTGGATAACATCGAGGCCACTATTCACATTTATGTAATGACCAtgttgccactgtggtgaccccttttcgtccataaaaggaggcccaaggctaCCTTGGCACAGGTCGACACCTTGCTCACTCTTATACAGTAGTTGCACCTTGCACGCACCTTTTCCGGCAAGCTGCGCTTGTAACTTGAGCCCCAAGTAAATCCACCATAGaacaggagtagggttttacgcccccacggcggcctgaacctggataGATCTCGCGTGTGAACTGCTAGATTTGCTCTCTGTGCTCGTTAATCTCCCCAGCCGAACTAGGCAAGGGGCCTCGCTGGTCCCATAGATCGTCATACCCCGACAAAGAGGGAGAAGAGCCGCGTCGTCGCCATGCTTATGCCAATCAGGCTTCGCCCGACAGAGGGTCCTGGCagcggggggagggggaggaCAGGGATGGATGGGAGCGGAGGAGATGGCTGCCGCGAGGTGGCAGCGTGGACGAGTGACACAAGAGGAGCAAAGCTCTACTTCTCTCAGAATCTAGCTAGTTAGCAACCACACTTTCAGTTCAAAGCCATAGCCTTGATGTCTACAACTGCTGAAGTGCTAGTCCAACATCCCTAAAAGCTCTAAGGTCCCTGGAAAGCGAGCGTTGTGGTGCATTGGGATTGTGGGGTGCCGCTGGGCCCCAATTGTGAATGTGTGGCCCGCTTTGGTTAGCCCACAAGCATGTGCACCTAACGCAAACTATCTCGGTCCTCTGTCGTGCCACCTCCTGATCTCTCTTTCAAGCCCCTCTCTTCCTCGAAATCGCTGCTGCCACTTCCTCCAATTCTGGTACAAGAGCCGCCACCATTGAATCGACGAACTCACGATGACACCAGGATCACCCGTCATTCCTCCCCTTGCTACCCACATATCCAAGAGGAGACACCACCACTGCTCACCGCAAAGTTACCCTTACAGCCTCACCATCCAGGGCCGCCGCCCGGCTCCAGGAGACCCCACCGCCGCCAGGACACCGGATTGCCGAAAAGCGGGCACCTTGGAACGGACAAGGCGAGGAAGGAACCATCGTGCCGTAGTACCACCTTGCGCGGCCACCCACCCAAGCCAGCCTCAATTCCTAGTAGGGTGGGTTTCCTTTAGGAAGAGAAATAGAACTTGGACTCGCCATAATATAAGGGGAGGTGGTCGGTACCGGAATTCTCAAGTCATCAATAAAATTAATTCTTTTCCCCCAAGCTATCCTCCTCCTTACCTATCAACACCGGCAAGACGCCTACCCGGTGGATATTCATCGGCCCTCGGGCACCTCGAGGCCACACGCACGCCCTCTGATCCCAAGACTCAACATATACGGATATTGGTATTGTGTTTTACTGTCTTTCTGAAGTTTTCTAAATAGATGTGAAACAAGCTGCAGAACTGTGCTATATACATATTTCTAATAGTACTTAAATTGAGCCATAATGCTGCATGTTGGAGTAAGGTTACTGGAGTACCAACTTTCTGTAGTCTGTAATACGTTTTGTGGGAGCTAGCTCTGGGCGTATGGAAGCTTTTTATCTGCCGTAATTGTTCTATAGAAAATAATTTGATTTTCTATTTGAGGTCCTTTGGGGGGATTTCGTCCTGGTGCATGCGTTGTTACTCATAAGCTCATCTTTCAGCGTTGTGTACAGGCAGATAATGAAGGATCGGCACTCAACCAAATGGTTAATTTTTCCTTAATTGTTTTCTCCACCCTATTTCTATAGATGTAGGTGTGTCTGGACTGAGAAAGTAGGCTGCTCGGTGCTGCATTTACATGTGTGTGCTGATGAGGAAATATGTATGCATTATTTGATTATTTCCAAGTTTATAGAATGAACAGTTATTTCCGTCATGTACGATGAAGCTCTATCTTCAAGTAAAATATCCTATATTGTTCTatagttactactccctccgttcccaaatatttgtctttctagacatttcaaatggatacaacatacggatgtatgtagacatattttagagtgtagaataactcattttgcttcgtatgtagtcacttgttgaaatctctagaaagacaaatatttgggaacggagggagtacacagcTGCAACATTTCTTCATATTGACAAATTATTTGGCTGCTTTCTTGGTGTTAGTCTCGTGAGAAATTTATTGAGCATTTGAatgtaagaaaataaaaaatatatataagCTTGATTGAATTCTAGGTACGTGAAATGCATGTACTGCTCTGCCGTTAATTAAACATACCAGTTTCCTCAAGCAATTGTTGTTTACCTGGTGTCATTGGTGAATGTTCAGTCTATTTTTTTTAAAGCCTAAACTTGATAAATTATATACTTCCAAGTTCTAACAGAGAAGACGCAAAAGATAGCCAATCAATTTCAGGAATTGCAATACTGAACCATGCTTTTTATATATATAGATATTTATGTTTATGAGCAACCAACTCAGAAGGCACCTAACAAATGGGCTTAACATTCACCATTTGAGTCTACTGCAAAACATTGTAGACTTGTCAAAAAAAGGGTTAGTATCTTGAGTTCTAGGAGCTCGAATTATCATCACAGGTACTAGAAGAGAAGTCATGACTTTTCAGTTGTTTTCCCTAAATCTAATCCCGTTTCTTTACTAAGGCCGAGGAAATAATACCTTATTAGTAATTTGAGAACAGTTAAGAGTGATATTCGTTCTCTGATCCAAAAAGTTTATATTCTAAACTTTGTAGTACAACTATATAGCTAATTATAGACTGATGATAAGGTACCATTCTAATGGTGATTTCACTTTTATCTGTCTCGCTCGTCCTGTAAATTCGTGGGGCACTAATTCTTTTAAGAAAGCATATATTTACCTCAAATATGTGAGCTATTGAGTGATCTGGCCTGAAATGGTTTATTTGTCTCTTGAATTTTGCATTCATATGCCAGAGTTTCGggcagtggcggagccaggatTTCCGACATGGGTATGCATGGTGAATATTTTTTTGCTTCACAACAACGTAagaaaaaaaaagttcatgatACCGAGGTTGATCTTGAACTTGGTTTTCAACGTCGACAGATAGCAATGTTGGTGTTGATGTCGAACTTATCTTCGGCGCCAATGAAGCAGCTCTGTCCCACAAACTCATTTTTCACACCTATAAAAAAATGCATGTTACATAGTGATGGTGGCAATGGTGAGCTTATATACTGCCATATGTTATATAAACGCATATAGGAGCTTATATACTGAATTGTTTTTGCAAAAAATGTTGGGTATGCATTGCATACCCTTGCGTTAGCCTAGCTCCGCCCCTGGTTTCGGGGTACTCTGTCGATGCTTCATGCCGCTAGAGAAGGTACTTATATGGATATGATGTTAGGACCATTTTAATACCGGTTCCAAATTCACTTCATCCTAGTTTCCCTCTAATGCAGTAAACTATAGGATGTTATCTATTTCCAGGTCACATTCGTAATGATAGTTGACTCCTATAAATTGCCTTTAAAAACATGCTATTTGTGTATATTTTTGTCATGAATTTCACTTGTTTCAGATTGTTTTTTGTATTGCTCCATATTCTAGACAAATTATAGTTCATAAGTTATATGCAGGAATGTGTCACTCATCCTACCACTCAAGGTTTAGCAATGGTTCCTTTTATCAAAGCATCAGTACCAGACCAACTCTATAATACATAATTGTGTTGCACTCACATATGTGGTTCATCAATTAATTCTACAGAAACTTATTTCTTTTATACGAACAACACTTCCATGTCTTAAAACTGA
This genomic window contains:
- the LOC109741301 gene encoding uncharacterized protein, whose product is MSLWDRAASLAPKISSTSTPTLLSVDVENQVQDQPRHGSMSSPVLPLPTAAPPLLPIIQLDGESGYLRWKESVLLRLHTIGVADVLTEEPPPDEKTAAGKQWAHMDALCRGHILATLSDRLLPVYAPHATAAAVWRAVARTYDLDLTVDVPLRSVPYVKAITFQYTEDEPVMEQLALLEGLTTNAKLDNSTLCFIVKQFPTLSEKVAMHDYRLSMEEIWEIARRKERLARVQDIRRARDDPQTSDDPQTSDGQGSLSDGGPASKDDGGGREDGGHDSNAASLLDG